In Streptomyces sp. DG2A-72, one genomic interval encodes:
- a CDS encoding NAD-dependent epimerase/dehydratase family protein, with the protein MSDDRDGLTLVTGGAGFIGGHLIRKLLAKAPGTRIVSVDNYFTGSRDNHIQDDRVRYLEGCTTDIAKIWAAHGLGRIGTVHHLGEYSRIPQSFDEPDRVWEFNLLGTKEVVSLCQEHEARLVYAGSSSKFGNGGRDEHLNPYAWTKAKNVEYLRNYGDWFGLDYVITYFYNVYGPGQISTGTYATVIGIFEEQYRLGRPLTVVEPGTQSRDFTHVDDIVEGILICAAKGSGDGYLLGRGEEHRVIDVARMFGAPIEFVPARRGERTRGRADNSRARALGWEPRIALRDYIAQFRAGTGTSVHASVDQLAPV; encoded by the coding sequence ATGTCTGACGATCGCGACGGCCTCACCCTCGTCACCGGAGGCGCCGGCTTCATCGGCGGCCATCTGATCCGGAAGCTCCTGGCCAAGGCGCCCGGCACCCGCATCGTCTCCGTCGACAACTACTTCACCGGCAGCCGCGACAACCACATCCAGGACGACCGGGTCCGGTACCTGGAAGGCTGCACCACCGACATCGCCAAGATCTGGGCCGCACACGGCCTCGGCCGCATCGGCACGGTCCACCACCTCGGCGAGTACTCCCGCATCCCCCAGTCCTTCGACGAGCCCGACCGGGTCTGGGAGTTCAACCTGCTCGGCACCAAGGAAGTGGTGTCGCTGTGCCAGGAGCACGAGGCCCGCCTGGTCTACGCCGGCTCCAGCTCCAAGTTCGGCAACGGCGGACGCGACGAGCACCTCAACCCGTACGCCTGGACCAAGGCGAAGAACGTCGAGTACCTGCGCAACTACGGCGACTGGTTCGGACTCGACTACGTCATCACGTACTTCTACAACGTCTACGGCCCGGGCCAGATCTCGACCGGCACCTACGCCACGGTCATCGGCATCTTCGAGGAGCAGTACCGCCTCGGTCGCCCGCTCACCGTAGTCGAACCCGGCACGCAGAGCAGGGACTTCACACACGTCGACGACATCGTCGAGGGCATTCTCATCTGCGCGGCCAAGGGGTCCGGCGACGGATATCTGCTGGGCCGGGGCGAGGAGCACCGGGTGATCGACGTGGCCCGGATGTTCGGCGCGCCGATCGAGTTCGTACCCGCCCGCCGTGGCGAACGGACCCGGGGCCGGGCCGACAACTCCAGGGCACGGGCGCTGGGCTGGGAGCCCAGGATCGCCCTGCGCGACTACATCGCGCAGTTCCGCGCGGGCACGGGCACGAGCGTGCACGCGAGCGTGGACCAACTCGCCCCCGTGTGA
- the galE gene encoding UDP-glucose 4-epimerase GalE, with protein sequence MSGKCLVTGGAGYVGGVVAQHLLEAGHEVTVLDNLSTGFREGIPSGVTFIEGNIKDAAKWLDASYDVVLHFAACALVGESVVLPEKYWDNNVAGSMALLEAMRSAGVRKLVFSSTAATYGEPEQVPIVETAPTRPTNPYGASKLAVDHMITGEAAAHGLAAVSLRYFNVAGAYGAQGERHNPESHLIPLALQVAQGKRDALSIHGDDYPTPDGTCVRDYIHVADLAEAHLLAVEAAQPGEHLICNLGNGNGFSVREVIETVRQVTGHPIPEVVTARRGGDPAVLVASAGAARDRLGWNPSRADLAEIVADAWKFAQNTVR encoded by the coding sequence ATGAGCGGGAAGTGTCTGGTCACCGGTGGAGCGGGCTATGTGGGTGGTGTCGTCGCGCAGCATCTGCTGGAGGCCGGCCACGAGGTCACGGTTCTGGACAATCTCTCGACCGGCTTCCGCGAAGGCATCCCGAGCGGCGTCACCTTCATCGAGGGCAACATCAAGGACGCCGCCAAGTGGCTCGACGCGTCGTACGACGTGGTGTTGCACTTCGCCGCGTGCGCGCTGGTCGGCGAGTCGGTCGTACTGCCCGAGAAGTACTGGGACAACAACGTGGCCGGCAGCATGGCGCTGTTGGAGGCGATGCGCTCGGCGGGCGTGCGCAAGCTCGTCTTCTCCTCCACCGCGGCCACCTACGGCGAGCCGGAGCAGGTCCCGATCGTGGAGACGGCGCCGACCCGGCCGACCAACCCCTACGGCGCCTCGAAGCTCGCCGTCGACCACATGATCACCGGCGAGGCGGCGGCGCACGGCCTGGCCGCGGTCTCCCTGCGCTACTTCAACGTGGCCGGCGCGTACGGCGCCCAGGGCGAGCGGCACAACCCCGAGTCCCACCTCATCCCGCTGGCGCTCCAGGTCGCCCAGGGCAAGCGGGACGCCCTCTCCATCCACGGCGACGACTACCCCACGCCCGACGGCACCTGCGTCCGCGACTACATCCACGTCGCCGACCTGGCCGAGGCCCACCTGCTGGCCGTCGAGGCCGCGCAGCCCGGCGAGCACCTGATCTGCAACCTCGGCAACGGCAACGGCTTCTCGGTGCGCGAGGTCATCGAGACCGTCCGGCAGGTCACCGGGCACCCGATCCCCGAGGTCGTCACGGCCCGGCGCGGCGGCGACCCGGCGGTGCTGGTGGCCTCCGCCGGGGCCGCCCGCGACAGGCTCGGCTGGAACCCGTCCCGGGCGGACCTCGCGGAGATCGTCGCGGATGCGTGGAAGTTCGCGCAGAACACCGTGCGCTGA
- a CDS encoding glycosyltransferase family 4 protein → MRGDPGATPQRNGRPAVLHVAEAWQGGVQAIVYDYVRAVPEARHLLLKGDREGYQVADEETVFDGVWRMPPGHLARVREVGRLYRELRPDVVHAHSSMAGGYVRLAASVPTRRIVYTPHGFAMERSDLSWYASAAVWTAERVLSRRTGIAAGSSPRETELARLLRKRQRTVYVPNVVRPRTGPGTSDTDLPSPTVAAVGRLCTQKDPAFFADAAARGKQLLPSSNWVWLGGGEPAHRDRLERAGVTVTGWLDHHDLQRLLAQADVYAHTALWEGAPMTLLEAVGLGRPVVARRIPALESLGLPGLVDTPAELAAAAVALLKDGPSKGAEERMAELFVEHSPERQRTMLRYVYGH, encoded by the coding sequence ATGCGTGGTGACCCGGGTGCGACGCCGCAGAGGAACGGGCGGCCGGCGGTCCTGCACGTCGCTGAGGCATGGCAGGGCGGTGTGCAGGCGATCGTCTACGACTACGTACGGGCCGTTCCGGAGGCGCGGCACCTGCTGCTGAAGGGTGATCGGGAGGGCTACCAGGTCGCCGACGAGGAGACCGTCTTCGACGGCGTCTGGCGGATGCCGCCCGGCCACCTGGCACGGGTCCGCGAGGTGGGGCGGCTGTACCGGGAACTACGGCCGGACGTGGTTCACGCCCACTCCTCGATGGCCGGAGGGTATGTGCGCCTCGCCGCCTCCGTGCCGACACGTCGCATCGTCTACACCCCGCACGGCTTCGCGATGGAGCGCAGCGACCTCTCCTGGTACGCGTCGGCGGCGGTGTGGACGGCCGAGCGCGTGCTGTCCCGGCGTACGGGCATCGCGGCGGGCTCCAGCCCTCGGGAGACCGAACTCGCCCGGCTGCTGCGCAAGCGGCAGCGAACCGTCTACGTGCCCAATGTGGTGCGCCCTCGGACAGGCCCGGGCACGAGCGACACCGACCTGCCATCGCCGACCGTCGCCGCGGTCGGAAGACTGTGCACACAGAAGGACCCCGCGTTCTTCGCCGACGCGGCGGCCCGGGGGAAGCAGCTGCTGCCGTCGAGCAACTGGGTCTGGCTCGGCGGCGGGGAACCCGCCCACCGGGACCGGCTGGAGCGGGCCGGTGTCACGGTCACCGGCTGGCTGGACCACCATGACCTGCAACGACTGCTCGCCCAGGCCGACGTGTACGCGCACACCGCGTTGTGGGAGGGGGCACCGATGACACTCCTGGAAGCGGTGGGACTGGGGCGTCCTGTCGTGGCACGGCGTATCCCGGCACTGGAGTCCCTGGGCCTGCCCGGCCTGGTCGACACACCGGCAGAACTGGCCGCTGCGGCTGTCGCCCTGCTGAAGGACGGTCCCAGCAAGGGCGCCGAGGAGAGAATGGCCGAGCTGTTCGTCGAGCACAGTCCGGAGCGGCAGCGGACGATGTTGCGGTACGTGTACGGCCATTGA
- a CDS encoding chorismate mutase — protein MVAVCAAAALSLSGAAPAAAHTSTPPRAASVAPGLTALTDLFAERLLLADKVAAAKYGTDKPIDDPVREQQILDDVAARATGLGLDPAAVRAVFRDQIEANKLVQRGLYVRWDAHPEERPTERPDLVKEVRPQLDRITTELLTALKDTQRLRTSPSCEPRLHLAATWSAYRHELDVLHLKGLQRAVPSVCGGGLQSS, from the coding sequence ATGGTCGCCGTCTGCGCCGCCGCGGCCCTGTCCCTCTCCGGCGCCGCACCGGCCGCCGCACACACCTCGACTCCCCCGCGGGCGGCCTCCGTCGCCCCCGGACTCACCGCGCTGACCGACCTGTTCGCCGAGCGGCTGCTGCTCGCCGACAAGGTGGCAGCCGCCAAGTACGGCACCGACAAGCCGATCGACGACCCGGTGCGCGAGCAGCAGATCCTGGACGACGTCGCCGCCCGGGCGACCGGGCTCGGGCTGGACCCGGCGGCCGTGCGGGCCGTGTTCCGGGACCAGATCGAGGCGAACAAGCTGGTGCAGCGCGGGCTGTACGTACGCTGGGACGCGCATCCCGAAGAGCGGCCGACCGAGCGCCCCGACCTGGTCAAGGAGGTGCGCCCGCAACTCGACCGCATCACCACCGAGTTGCTGACCGCCCTGAAGGACACGCAGCGGCTGCGGACGTCGCCGTCGTGCGAGCCGAGGCTCCATCTCGCGGCCACCTGGTCGGCGTACCGCCATGAGCTGGACGTCCTGCATCTGAAGGGGCTTCAGCGGGCCGTGCCCTCGGTGTGCGGGGGCGGGCTTCAGTCCTCCTGA
- a CDS encoding LPXTG cell wall anchor domain-containing protein translates to MRQTLSKGLIVAVAATTSALSLYGTWAFATPGMLGTAAQSPAVLSGNAARWDTEDDLDDLDDKLNNLDERLDRLQVPQPWFEDGTFGYDMEDTSGHHSEQPSGNGSEVPPAYGHEEPSGYGSEVPSGYGREEPSGYGPEEPPGYGREEPSEKPTCECHSHHPEPTPTPTPTKTVTPPPSHKPTPTPSKTPPVKPHHPHMPETGAEGIIAATAAGGALLAAGTVLYRRGRAGAHR, encoded by the coding sequence GTGCGACAGACCCTCAGCAAGGGATTGATCGTGGCCGTCGCCGCCACGACAAGCGCCCTGTCCCTGTACGGCACATGGGCCTTCGCGACACCCGGCATGCTCGGGACCGCGGCCCAGTCCCCGGCCGTACTGTCCGGCAACGCGGCTCGGTGGGACACCGAGGACGACCTGGACGACCTGGACGACAAGCTGAACAACCTGGACGAGCGGCTGGACCGGCTGCAAGTCCCGCAGCCGTGGTTCGAAGACGGCACCTTCGGCTACGACATGGAGGACACGTCCGGACACCACTCCGAGCAGCCGTCCGGCAACGGCAGCGAGGTCCCGCCCGCGTACGGCCACGAAGAGCCGTCCGGATACGGCAGCGAGGTCCCGTCCGGATACGGCCGCGAGGAGCCGTCCGGTTACGGTCCGGAAGAGCCGCCCGGCTACGGTCGCGAGGAGCCGAGCGAGAAGCCGACCTGCGAGTGCCACAGCCACCACCCCGAGCCCACACCCACCCCCACACCGACCAAGACGGTCACGCCGCCGCCCTCCCACAAGCCGACGCCCACCCCGTCGAAGACACCGCCGGTGAAGCCGCACCATCCGCACATGCCCGAGACCGGCGCTGAGGGCATCATCGCGGCCACGGCCGCCGGCGGAGCACTCCTGGCCGCCGGAACCGTCCTGTACCGACGAGGCCGGGCAGGCGCCCACCGGTAG
- a CDS encoding VWA domain-containing protein encodes MLKRYGIRRLLLTLTAASGLLLTACGGGEDTDSGKASDSAPETGFPAPAMPRPEGSRGTDESREFAPAPDYLSTFALDVDTASYGYARRTLAEGRLPDPSTVRPEEFVNSFRQDYDRPDGDGFSVTVDGARTAADDWSLVRVGLATRSAADEGERPSAALTFVIDISGSMAEPGRLDLAKDSLGVMTDQLRDDDSVAIVTFSDEAEEVLPMTRLDDNRGEVHDAIDSLEPTESTNLGAGVETGYETAEEGLREGATNRVVLISDALANTGDTDAETILERIASERREHGITLFGVGVGSDYGDALMEQLADNGDGHTVYVSDDEEARKVFVRQLPQNIDLTARDAKAQVAFDPETVAEFRLVGYDNRQVADEDFRDDRVDGGEVGPGHTVTALYAVRVKPGADGHLATASVRWLDPESRTPHEESGQLETGSLQDSLSEAAPRLQVTATAAYFADALDGDGSLPGAPTLAGLADYSAELATRTEDEEVRRLADTIDRASDLAGQED; translated from the coding sequence ATGTTGAAGCGGTACGGCATACGACGGCTGCTGCTCACGCTCACCGCGGCGAGCGGCCTGCTGCTCACGGCCTGCGGCGGGGGTGAGGACACGGACAGCGGCAAGGCCTCGGACTCGGCACCGGAAACCGGCTTCCCGGCACCCGCCATGCCGCGGCCCGAAGGAAGCCGGGGAACAGACGAATCCCGCGAGTTCGCCCCGGCCCCCGACTACCTCTCCACCTTCGCCCTGGACGTCGACACCGCCTCCTACGGCTACGCCCGCCGCACCCTCGCCGAGGGCCGGCTGCCCGACCCGTCGACGGTCCGCCCCGAGGAGTTCGTCAACAGCTTCCGCCAGGACTACGACCGCCCCGACGGCGACGGCTTCTCCGTCACCGTCGACGGCGCCCGCACCGCCGCGGACGACTGGTCCCTGGTCCGGGTCGGCCTCGCCACCCGGTCCGCCGCGGACGAGGGTGAACGGCCGTCCGCCGCTCTCACCTTCGTCATCGACATCTCCGGTTCCATGGCCGAGCCCGGCCGTCTCGACCTCGCCAAGGACTCCCTCGGCGTGATGACGGACCAGCTGCGCGACGACGACTCGGTCGCGATCGTCACCTTCAGCGACGAGGCCGAGGAGGTGCTGCCGATGACCCGCCTCGACGACAACCGCGGGGAGGTGCACGACGCCATCGACAGCCTGGAGCCCACCGAGTCGACCAACCTCGGCGCGGGCGTCGAGACCGGCTACGAGACCGCGGAGGAAGGCCTGCGTGAAGGCGCCACCAACCGCGTCGTCCTCATCTCCGACGCCCTGGCCAACACGGGCGACACCGACGCGGAGACCATCCTCGAACGCATCGCGAGCGAACGCCGCGAGCACGGCATCACCCTCTTCGGCGTCGGCGTGGGCAGCGACTACGGCGACGCCCTGATGGAACAGCTCGCCGACAACGGCGACGGCCACACGGTCTACGTCTCGGACGACGAGGAAGCCCGCAAGGTCTTCGTGCGGCAACTCCCGCAGAACATCGACCTCACCGCCCGCGACGCCAAGGCCCAGGTCGCCTTCGACCCCGAGACGGTCGCCGAGTTCCGCCTGGTCGGCTACGACAACCGCCAGGTCGCCGACGAGGACTTCCGGGACGACCGCGTCGACGGCGGCGAGGTCGGCCCCGGCCACACCGTCACCGCCCTCTACGCCGTCCGCGTCAAGCCCGGCGCCGACGGCCACCTCGCCACGGCGAGCGTCCGCTGGCTCGACCCCGAATCGCGCACCCCGCACGAGGAGTCCGGCCAACTGGAGACCGGCTCCCTCCAGGACTCCCTGAGCGAAGCCGCGCCGCGCCTCCAGGTCACCGCGACGGCCGCTTATTTCGCCGACGCCCTCGACGGCGACGGCTCCCTTCCGGGCGCCCCGACCCTCGCCGGACTGGCCGACTACTCCGCCGAGTTGGCGACCCGCACCGAGGACGAGGAGGTCCGCCGCCTCGCCGACACCATCGACCGGGCGAGTGACCTCGCCGGTCAGGAGGACTGA
- a CDS encoding sugar transferase has translation MLNEVESSAATPRPPLIGTPRPRCAGSRAKRMLDIVLSAVLLIVFLPLMMVIGLAVALSSTGPVIFRQTRVGLGERPFTMLKFRTMHHNTSVGLVDLLQADGHQLSLRTKPRHDPRITAVGRFLRKGSLDELPQLVNVLRGDMSLVGPRPCERVEHTTLSPGDQVKRVSVKPGMTGLWQVSGRSTITAEKAIQLDLQYIDDWRLRLDLLILLRTLPAVLRTRHAW, from the coding sequence GTGCTGAACGAGGTGGAGAGCTCGGCGGCGACGCCGCGGCCACCACTCATCGGCACGCCCCGTCCGCGCTGCGCAGGCTCCCGCGCCAAGCGCATGCTCGACATCGTGCTCTCCGCGGTTCTGCTGATCGTCTTTCTGCCGCTCATGATGGTCATCGGCCTCGCCGTGGCCCTGAGCAGCACCGGACCCGTGATCTTCAGGCAGACCCGGGTCGGCCTCGGTGAACGGCCGTTCACCATGCTGAAGTTCCGTACCATGCACCACAACACGTCCGTGGGCTTGGTGGACCTGCTGCAGGCCGACGGCCACCAGCTGTCCCTGCGCACCAAGCCCCGGCACGATCCCCGGATCACGGCGGTCGGCCGCTTCCTGCGCAAGGGCTCCCTGGACGAACTCCCCCAGTTGGTCAACGTGCTGCGAGGCGACATGTCGCTGGTGGGACCGCGCCCCTGCGAACGCGTCGAGCACACGACGCTGAGCCCGGGGGACCAGGTCAAGCGGGTGTCCGTCAAACCGGGGATGACGGGACTGTGGCAGGTCTCGGGCCGCTCGACCATCACGGCCGAGAAGGCGATCCAGCTCGACCTGCAGTACATCGACGACTGGCGCCTGCGGCTGGACCTGCTGATCCTCCTACGTACGCTGCCCGCCGTCCTCAGGACGCGCCATGCGTGGTGA
- a CDS encoding long-chain fatty acid--CoA ligase — translation MGVRKDLKRAKQRTDLAARTKVELIRDESGAVREARTAPLAPRVTTGSTADLPFTNAAEAPDAVVLRREHHGTWQPVTAAAFAAEVTAVAKGLIAAGLEPGGRVALMSRTRYEWTVLDFAIWAAGGQTVPIYATSSAEQIEWIVRDSGARFVVTETAENTRTVTTATARLQEPGKIWQLDAQALALLTTLGRAVPDEEVTKRRTSLTPDTIATICYTSGTTGRPKGCVLTHANLHAEAANTVELLHPIFKEVTRQTASTLLFLPLAHILGRTLQIACLMARIEIGHCLSIKPDELRPALKEFRPTFLVGVPYLFEKIHDTGRATAEKIGRGASFDRADRIGVRFGEAYLNKFLGTGKGPGPALYAAWALYDLLVYRRVRKELGGRMRYAISGGSPLDRNLNLFFYAAGIIVYEGYGLTETTAAATIVPPLRPRPGTVGLPVPGTAIRIADDGEVLIKGGIVFGSYWNSPAATDAVLTDDWFATGDLGALDEDGYLTITGRKKDIIVTSGGKNVSPAVLEDRLRSRPPVGQCLVVGDNRPFVAALITLDPDAVAHWLAVRKLPADTPLSEVVRDPRMRAQVEKAVDYANEAVSRAESIRAFALVEGEFTEDNGMLTPSLKVKRHAVTAAYADEIEALYGG, via the coding sequence ATGGGCGTACGCAAGGACCTGAAGCGGGCGAAGCAGCGCACCGACCTGGCCGCGCGCACCAAGGTCGAGCTGATCAGGGACGAGTCGGGCGCGGTGCGCGAGGCCCGTACCGCGCCGCTGGCGCCGCGCGTCACCACCGGCAGCACGGCCGACCTGCCGTTCACCAACGCCGCGGAGGCTCCCGACGCGGTGGTCCTCCGCCGCGAGCACCACGGCACCTGGCAGCCCGTCACGGCCGCCGCCTTCGCCGCCGAAGTCACCGCCGTCGCCAAGGGATTGATCGCCGCCGGCCTCGAACCGGGCGGCCGGGTCGCCCTGATGTCCCGCACCCGCTACGAGTGGACGGTCCTGGACTTCGCGATCTGGGCGGCCGGCGGCCAGACCGTCCCGATCTACGCCACCTCCTCGGCCGAGCAGATCGAGTGGATCGTCCGCGACTCCGGCGCCCGCTTCGTCGTCACCGAGACCGCTGAGAACACCCGCACGGTGACAACGGCCACGGCCCGCCTCCAAGAGCCAGGGAAGATCTGGCAGTTGGACGCACAAGCACTGGCACTCCTCACCACCCTCGGCCGGGCCGTCCCCGACGAGGAGGTCACCAAGCGCCGTACGAGCCTGACCCCCGACACAATCGCGACGATCTGCTACACCTCCGGCACCACCGGCAGACCCAAGGGCTGCGTCCTCACCCACGCCAACCTGCACGCCGAGGCCGCCAACACGGTCGAGCTGCTCCACCCGATCTTCAAGGAGGTCACCCGACAGACCGCCTCGACCCTCCTGTTCCTCCCCCTCGCCCACATCCTCGGCCGCACGCTCCAGATCGCCTGTCTGATGGCCCGTATCGAGATCGGCCACTGCCTGAGCATCAAGCCCGACGAACTCCGCCCCGCCCTCAAGGAGTTCCGGCCCACCTTCCTCGTCGGCGTCCCGTATCTCTTCGAGAAGATCCACGACACCGGCCGCGCCACCGCCGAGAAGATCGGCCGCGGCGCCTCCTTCGACCGCGCCGACCGCATCGGCGTCCGCTTCGGCGAGGCGTACCTGAACAAGTTCCTCGGCACCGGCAAGGGCCCGGGCCCTGCCCTCTACGCCGCCTGGGCTCTGTACGATCTGCTGGTCTACCGCCGGGTCCGCAAGGAACTCGGTGGCCGGATGCGGTACGCCATCAGCGGCGGCTCCCCGCTCGACCGCAACCTCAACCTGTTCTTCTACGCGGCCGGAATCATCGTCTACGAGGGCTACGGCCTGACCGAGACCACCGCCGCCGCCACCATCGTCCCGCCCCTGAGGCCCCGCCCCGGCACGGTCGGCCTCCCGGTCCCCGGCACGGCCATCCGTATCGCCGACGACGGCGAGGTGCTCATCAAGGGCGGGATCGTCTTCGGGTCGTACTGGAACAGTCCGGCCGCCACCGACGCCGTGCTCACCGACGACTGGTTCGCCACCGGCGACCTGGGTGCCCTCGACGAGGACGGCTATCTCACCATCACCGGCCGCAAGAAGGACATCATCGTCACCTCCGGCGGCAAGAACGTCTCCCCGGCCGTCCTGGAGGACCGGCTGCGCAGCCGCCCGCCCGTCGGCCAGTGCCTCGTCGTCGGCGACAACCGCCCCTTCGTGGCCGCCCTGATCACCCTCGACCCCGACGCGGTCGCCCACTGGCTGGCGGTCCGCAAGCTGCCCGCCGACACCCCGCTGTCCGAGGTCGTCCGGGACCCGCGGATGCGTGCGCAGGTCGAGAAGGCCGTGGACTACGCCAACGAGGCCGTCTCCCGCGCCGAGTCGATCCGGGCCTTCGCCCTGGTCGAGGGCGAGTTCACCGAGGACAACGGCATGCTCACCCCGTCCCTGAAGGTCAAGCGGCACGCGGTGACGGCGGCGTACGCGGACGAGATCGAGGCGCTGTACGGCGGGTGA
- a CDS encoding glycoside hydrolase family 26 protein yields the protein MALERPRAVGRWLMVIAAGTAAAVASVALSTSPPPVETQHSPPGKASHAPAYGAYVHYDGATAVALMNDLSKWLNGYELRVARTYLPGDLWSNIEGAHGFLDKWAEWRRAKDDRLFALNVPMQERNEEGLSDAEVRQLLRRGAAGEFDKHFKVLATRLVELGVPDTILVLGWEMNGISYTHRCGPDPVSWKAYWRRIVRVMRSVPEQKFRFDFTPNRGMDDIPWTACYPGDNFVDIIGMDSYDQPEGMSFDEEISEPYGLQHQVDFAKAHGKEISYPEWGLYRNGDNATYTLRMLAWMDQHKPLYGTFFDKCPHGMWQCPDNPYSAALVRVWLAAQTDPRQGSPIVTWPTPPPDG from the coding sequence ATGGCCCTTGAGCGCCCCCGGGCCGTCGGCCGCTGGCTGATGGTCATCGCGGCCGGCACGGCAGCGGCGGTCGCATCGGTCGCGTTGTCGACCTCCCCACCACCTGTGGAGACACAGCACTCGCCGCCGGGGAAGGCCTCTCACGCTCCCGCGTACGGCGCATACGTCCACTACGACGGCGCCACCGCGGTGGCGCTGATGAACGACCTCAGCAAGTGGCTGAACGGCTACGAGCTGCGTGTCGCGCGCACATATCTGCCGGGGGACTTGTGGAGCAATATCGAGGGCGCCCATGGATTCCTGGACAAGTGGGCCGAGTGGCGCCGGGCCAAGGACGACCGGCTCTTCGCGCTCAATGTGCCGATGCAGGAGCGCAACGAGGAGGGGCTCTCCGACGCGGAGGTCAGACAGCTTCTGCGGCGCGGCGCGGCCGGCGAGTTCGACAAGCACTTCAAGGTCCTGGCGACCCGGCTGGTCGAACTGGGGGTGCCGGACACGATTCTCGTGCTGGGCTGGGAGATGAACGGCATCTCGTACACCCATCGCTGCGGTCCTGATCCGGTGAGCTGGAAGGCGTATTGGCGGCGGATCGTGAGAGTGATGCGTTCGGTGCCGGAGCAGAAGTTCAGATTCGACTTCACTCCGAACCGGGGAATGGACGACATTCCATGGACCGCTTGCTATCCCGGCGACAATTTCGTGGACATCATCGGCATGGACTCCTACGACCAGCCGGAGGGGATGTCGTTCGACGAGGAGATCTCGGAGCCCTACGGCCTGCAGCATCAGGTGGATTTCGCGAAGGCCCACGGGAAGGAGATCTCGTATCCCGAGTGGGGTCTGTACCGCAACGGTGACAACGCGACGTACACGCTGCGGATGCTCGCGTGGATGGACCAGCACAAACCGCTGTACGGCACGTTCTTCGACAAATGCCCGCACGGTATGTGGCAGTGCCCCGACAACCCCTATTCGGCCGCCCTGGTCCGTGTGTGGCTGGCCGCCCAGACCGACCCGAGGCAGGGCTCGCCCATCGTCACATGGCCGACGCCCCCGCCGGATGGATGA